One region of Thermoanaerobaculia bacterium genomic DNA includes:
- a CDS encoding glucose-1-phosphate thymidylyltransferase, which yields MKGLILAGGKGTRLRPLTHTSAKQLVPVANKPVLFYGIESIAAAGITDIGIVVGDTRDEVKAAVGDGSRFGVRVTYLEQDAPRGLAHAVLISEKFLAGDSFVMYLGDNLIASGISSLVDEYRRLQCNCQILLARVPNPSSFGVAELDGGKVVRLSEKPAEPKSDLALVGVYMFDPTVFEAVHAIRPSSRNELEITDAIQWLVDHGRSVHAHLVTGWWKDTGKVEDMLEANRIILDTFQPKIPAGLDGGSRVEGKVVFEGGAVLANAVVRGPCVIGRGATIENAYVGPYTAIGAGCRIVNCEIENSIVWEQSEIRDIPVRIADSLIGRGVKIHRGQLRPKVHRFTVGDDSEIGIV from the coding sequence ATGAAGGGCTTGATACTGGCCGGCGGCAAAGGCACTCGTCTGCGCCCGCTCACGCACACCTCGGCCAAGCAGCTCGTCCCGGTCGCCAACAAACCCGTTCTTTTCTACGGGATCGAGTCGATCGCGGCGGCCGGCATCACCGACATCGGGATCGTCGTGGGGGACACGCGGGACGAGGTCAAGGCCGCCGTCGGCGACGGATCCCGCTTCGGCGTCCGGGTGACGTACCTCGAGCAGGACGCGCCGCGGGGGCTCGCGCACGCCGTGCTGATTTCCGAGAAGTTCCTCGCCGGGGACTCCTTCGTCATGTATCTCGGAGACAACCTGATCGCGAGCGGCATCTCCTCGCTCGTCGACGAATACCGGCGGCTCCAGTGCAATTGCCAGATCCTGCTCGCGCGCGTGCCGAATCCGTCGTCGTTCGGGGTCGCGGAGCTCGACGGCGGGAAGGTCGTGCGGCTGTCCGAGAAGCCGGCGGAGCCGAAATCCGATCTGGCGCTCGTCGGCGTGTACATGTTCGACCCGACCGTGTTCGAGGCGGTCCATGCGATCCGCCCGTCCTCCCGCAACGAACTCGAGATCACCGATGCGATCCAGTGGCTCGTCGACCACGGCCGATCGGTCCACGCGCATCTCGTCACCGGCTGGTGGAAGGACACGGGGAAGGTCGAGGACATGCTCGAGGCGAACCGCATCATCCTCGACACGTTCCAGCCGAAGATCCCCGCCGGGCTGGACGGCGGCTCGCGCGTCGAGGGAAAGGTGGTCTTCGAAGGAGGAGCGGTGCTCGCCAACGCGGTCGTTCGGGGCCCCTGCGTCATCGGCCGGGGCGCCACGATCGAGAATGCCTACGTCGGACCGTACACCGCGATCGGCGCCGGTTGCAGGATCGTCAACTGCGAGATCGAAAATTCGATCGTCTGGGAGCAGTCCGAGATCCGGGACATCCCGGTGCGGATCGCCGATTCCCTGATCGGCCGGGGCGTGAAGATCCACCGGGGCCAGCTCCGCCCGAAAGTCCACCGATTCACGGTCGGCGACGACTCGGAGATCGGGATCGTATGA
- the rfbB gene encoding dTDP-glucose 4,6-dehydratase, with translation MRRILVTGGCGFIGSAFVRRVLGGGGGVSVVNLDKLTYAGNPRNVEEVAGSPSYRFVHGDICDAKAVADAMAGCDVVVNFAAETHVDRSLLGDASFIDTDVKGVFVLLEEAKRRGVSKFVQISTDEVYGSIDSGAFTEDAALTPRNPYSASKAGGDRLAYSYWASYGVPVVITRASNNYGPYQYPEKLIPLFVTNALDDLPLPLYGDGKNVRDWLYVDDHAEAIEFLIDPGAPGEVYNVAGGNECENVEITKKILALLGKPQTLIRPVADRVGHDRRYSLDAGKLARLGFRPRATFDDALASTIDWYVAHPDWWRPIKEHDPHYRDFYKTQYHERLGS, from the coding sequence ATGAGGCGGATTCTCGTCACCGGCGGATGCGGATTCATCGGGAGCGCGTTCGTCCGGCGGGTCCTCGGCGGCGGCGGCGGCGTGTCGGTCGTCAATCTCGACAAGCTGACGTACGCCGGCAATCCGCGGAACGTCGAAGAGGTCGCCGGCTCGCCCTCCTACCGGTTCGTCCACGGCGACATCTGCGACGCGAAGGCGGTCGCCGACGCGATGGCGGGATGCGACGTCGTCGTCAACTTCGCCGCGGAGACCCACGTCGACCGGTCGCTCCTCGGCGACGCCTCGTTCATCGACACCGACGTCAAGGGCGTCTTCGTGCTTCTCGAGGAGGCGAAGCGGCGCGGCGTCTCGAAGTTCGTCCAGATCTCGACGGACGAGGTCTACGGCTCGATCGACTCGGGCGCGTTCACGGAGGACGCTGCGCTCACGCCTCGGAATCCCTATTCGGCGTCGAAGGCGGGCGGGGACCGCCTCGCGTATTCCTACTGGGCGTCCTACGGCGTTCCGGTCGTGATCACCCGCGCGTCGAACAACTACGGGCCGTACCAATACCCCGAGAAGCTCATCCCGCTGTTCGTCACGAACGCGCTCGACGACCTGCCGCTCCCGCTCTATGGAGACGGGAAGAACGTCCGCGACTGGCTCTACGTCGACGACCACGCGGAGGCGATCGAATTCCTGATCGACCCCGGAGCGCCCGGCGAGGTCTACAACGTCGCGGGCGGAAACGAATGCGAGAACGTCGAGATCACGAAGAAGATCCTCGCGCTCCTCGGAAAGCCGCAGACGCTCATTCGGCCCGTCGCCGACCGCGTCGGGCACGACCGGCGCTATTCGCTCGACGCCGGAAAGCTCGCGCGACTCGGCTTCCGGCCACGGGCGACGTTCGACGATGCGCTCGCTTCGACGATCGACTGGTACGTGGCGCATCCCGACTGGTGGCGCCCGATCAAGGAGCACGATCCGCACTATCGCGACTTCTACAAGACCCAGTACCACGAACGGCTCGGGTCGTGA
- the rfbD gene encoding dTDP-4-dehydrorhamnose reductase — MRKVLVTGGGGMLARDLRAVLGARAGEFQVVAPAHGQLDVTNADHVRGVMASFRPAIVFNCAAFTKVDLCETDPAARAVNADAVATIAGACAKAGARLVHVSTDFVFDGRKGTPYVEEDRPAPLSAYGRTKREGEERALEAPGALVVRASWLFGSHGPNFVEAMLKQAESGKKEVRVVSDQVGRPTATTDLAEALVALADANASGIVHYANRGEVSWNEFAREIYRRAGFADVEVRPITSAELDRPAIRPAYSVLSTEKYERLTGTTPRDFREPLAEYLARRARP; from the coding sequence ATGAGGAAGGTTCTCGTCACCGGCGGCGGCGGCATGCTCGCACGCGACCTCCGGGCCGTCCTCGGCGCTCGGGCGGGCGAGTTCCAGGTCGTCGCGCCCGCGCACGGCCAGCTCGACGTGACGAACGCCGATCACGTGCGCGGCGTGATGGCGAGCTTCCGCCCGGCGATCGTCTTCAACTGCGCCGCCTTCACGAAGGTCGACCTCTGCGAAACGGATCCGGCGGCGCGGGCCGTCAACGCCGACGCGGTCGCGACGATCGCGGGGGCCTGCGCGAAGGCCGGCGCGCGGCTCGTCCACGTCTCGACGGACTTCGTGTTCGACGGGAGGAAGGGAACGCCGTACGTCGAGGAGGATCGCCCCGCGCCGCTCTCCGCCTACGGCCGCACGAAGCGCGAAGGGGAGGAGCGCGCGCTCGAAGCCCCCGGCGCCCTCGTCGTCCGCGCGTCCTGGCTCTTCGGGAGCCACGGCCCGAACTTCGTCGAGGCGATGCTGAAGCAGGCCGAGTCCGGGAAGAAGGAGGTCCGCGTCGTCTCGGACCAGGTCGGCCGCCCGACCGCGACGACGGATCTGGCGGAGGCGCTCGTCGCGCTGGCGGACGCGAACGCCTCCGGAATCGTGCATTATGCGAACCGCGGCGAAGTCTCCTGGAACGAATTCGCGCGCGAGATCTATCGCCGGGCGGGATTCGCGGACGTCGAGGTCCGCCCGATCACGTCGGCGGAGCTCGACCGGCCCGCCATCCGCCCCGCCTATTCGGTTCTGTCGACGGAGAAGTACGAGCGGCTGACCGGGACGACGCCGCGCGATTTCCGGGAGCCGCTCGCGGAGTACCTGGCCCGGCGCGCGCGACCCTGA
- a CDS encoding DUF92 domain-containing protein, whose product MSSPERISRGEWRRKAVHAGMGLFGLLLRWLSWPVAALCAAGALLFNLFALPVFGRGIYRDTARRRDVGIVAYPATVLLVILLLRHALPAAAAIWGMMALGDPAASIAGRTVGGPALPWNRKKTWTGSAAYAVLGAVGGSLSMTFTGRVAVGYAFSAFAAFALLGAFVESLETGLDDNVLPGIAVAFAWASFHMGPLAGAAGPAVVSGGARVALATALAVNAAIALLSIPLRLVALSGSIAGFIAGSAILHFGGWGAYAVLWTFFLFGTLASKFGYARKERLGTAQANRARRGARHVWANVSVGAGVALAMRARVVASSVPVLPLALAGSFAAALADTFGTELGTLYGRRPFLLSTMKRVPPGTRGAVSGAGVLGGVLGALLVGGAGAAAGLYAPRWIWIVAIAGVAGSLAESLLIDLSARRGAVVDHEFCNAFNTVVGAAAAWEIAASIALGRLYVPFGNVWGIS is encoded by the coding sequence ATGTCCTCCCCGGAGCGGATTTCCCGCGGCGAGTGGCGCCGGAAGGCCGTTCACGCGGGCATGGGGCTCTTCGGGCTCCTCCTCCGGTGGCTCTCGTGGCCGGTTGCCGCGCTCTGCGCGGCCGGAGCGCTCCTCTTCAACCTGTTCGCGCTTCCCGTCTTCGGCCGCGGGATCTACCGCGACACGGCCCGCCGCCGCGACGTCGGGATCGTGGCGTATCCGGCCACCGTCCTCCTCGTCATCCTTCTCCTCCGCCACGCGCTCCCCGCCGCGGCCGCGATCTGGGGAATGATGGCGCTCGGCGATCCGGCCGCGTCGATCGCGGGCCGGACCGTCGGCGGCCCGGCGCTCCCGTGGAACCGGAAGAAGACGTGGACCGGCTCGGCGGCGTACGCCGTTCTCGGCGCGGTCGGCGGCTCGCTGTCGATGACGTTCACGGGTCGCGTCGCCGTCGGGTACGCGTTTTCGGCATTCGCCGCGTTCGCCCTTCTCGGCGCCTTCGTCGAGTCGCTCGAGACCGGGCTCGACGACAACGTCTTGCCCGGGATCGCGGTGGCGTTCGCGTGGGCTTCGTTCCACATGGGGCCGCTCGCCGGCGCGGCCGGACCGGCCGTCGTCTCGGGGGGCGCCCGCGTCGCGCTCGCGACCGCCCTCGCGGTCAATGCCGCGATCGCGCTCCTCTCGATTCCCCTCCGGCTCGTCGCCCTGTCCGGCTCGATCGCCGGCTTCATCGCCGGTTCCGCCATCCTCCATTTCGGAGGGTGGGGCGCCTACGCGGTCCTCTGGACGTTCTTCCTCTTCGGGACCCTCGCGTCGAAGTTCGGCTACGCCCGCAAGGAGAGACTCGGCACCGCGCAGGCCAATCGCGCGCGCCGCGGCGCCCGGCACGTCTGGGCGAACGTCTCCGTCGGCGCCGGGGTGGCGCTCGCGATGCGCGCGCGCGTCGTCGCGTCGTCCGTGCCGGTTCTCCCCCTCGCCCTGGCGGGGTCGTTCGCGGCGGCGCTCGCCGACACGTTCGGAACGGAGCTCGGGACGCTCTACGGCCGGCGGCCGTTTCTCCTCTCGACGATGAAACGCGTGCCGCCGGGGACCCGCGGAGCGGTCTCGGGCGCGGGCGTCCTCGGAGGCGTGCTCGGCGCTCTGCTCGTGGGGGGCGCGGGCGCGGCGGCCGGGCTCTACGCTCCGCGGTGGATCTGGATCGTCGCCATCGCGGGGGTGGCCGGGTCTCTCGCGGAATCGCTCCTCATCGACCTCTCGGCCCGCCGCGGCGCCGTCGTCGATCACGAGTTCTGCAACGCTTTCAACACGGTCGTCGGCGCGGCGGCGGCCTGGGAAATCGCGGCATCGATCGCGCTCGGCCGTCTCTACGTTCCCTTCGGCAACGTCTGGGGGATCTCGTGA
- a CDS encoding UbiA family prenyltransferase — protein sequence MSAEAGSRRSPFAAQVALWRPFTLLPPLLGILSGAICAYGSAHNPDPARRLGWAVALTVALGSLGASAMNAASNIINQIADFEIDRENKPGRPLVTGEVSFRSAWVVAAILYAFSLLPTWFVVPYPRTSFHERLTAPLLDHACFFIYAAGALATFVYSFPAFGRSKRHWFWANFTIASTRGCLLKVAGWSFLARVNAWEAWAIGGVMGFYLLGATSTKDFSDMKGDALHGCRTLPVRFGVRRAARIMAPFFVLPWVALGALTFAHDPAHPALPLMTGNRTFLLGMGAVLSAWGLYAASLLVRDPDALASTENHPAWRHMYLILMAAQAGFAIAYLV from the coding sequence GTGAGCGCCGAGGCGGGCTCCCGCCGCTCGCCGTTCGCCGCCCAGGTCGCCCTCTGGCGGCCGTTCACGCTGCTGCCGCCCCTCCTCGGGATCCTCTCGGGCGCGATCTGCGCGTACGGTTCGGCGCACAATCCCGACCCGGCCCGCCGCCTCGGCTGGGCGGTCGCCCTGACGGTCGCGCTGGGATCGCTCGGAGCCTCGGCGATGAATGCCGCCTCGAACATCATCAATCAGATCGCCGACTTCGAGATCGACCGCGAGAACAAGCCGGGACGGCCGCTCGTCACGGGCGAAGTGTCGTTTCGATCCGCCTGGGTCGTGGCCGCGATCCTCTATGCCTTCTCCCTCCTGCCGACCTGGTTCGTCGTTCCCTATCCGCGCACGAGCTTCCACGAGCGCCTCACGGCCCCTCTCCTCGACCACGCCTGCTTCTTCATCTACGCCGCGGGCGCGCTCGCGACCTTCGTGTATTCCTTTCCCGCGTTCGGGCGCAGCAAGCGCCACTGGTTCTGGGCGAATTTCACGATCGCCTCGACGCGGGGCTGCCTGCTGAAAGTGGCGGGATGGTCCTTCCTCGCCCGCGTGAACGCGTGGGAGGCCTGGGCGATCGGCGGCGTGATGGGCTTCTATCTCCTCGGCGCGACCTCCACGAAGGACTTCTCCGACATGAAGGGCGACGCGCTTCACGGCTGCCGGACGCTTCCGGTCCGCTTCGGCGTGCGCCGGGCCGCCCGGATCATGGCGCCGTTCTTCGTCCTGCCGTGGGTGGCCCTCGGCGCCCTGACGTTCGCGCACGACCCCGCGCACCCGGCGCTTCCGCTCATGACCGGGAACCGGACGTTCCTCCTCGGGATGGGCGCGGTTCTCTCCGCCTGGGGCCTCTATGCCGCGTCCCTTCTCGTCCGCGACCCCGACGCCCTCGCGTCGACGGAGAACCATCCGGCGTGGCGCCACATGTATCTCATCCTCATGGCGGCGCAGGCGGGCTTCGCGATCGCGTATCTCGTCTGA